One segment of Fibrobacter succinogenes DNA contains the following:
- a CDS encoding sugar phosphate nucleotidyltransferase, whose amino-acid sequence MTRTDDKLNVLILAAGLGTRLRPLTNEIPKPLVRVYDKSILEIQMERAKSLGDIRLHANAHYLAEQIVCEGERLGFERVWEEPEILGTAGPLRRIYAAGYRGGLLIMNGDAYCNFDLKKFVANARAAYEAGKADGSNRCEVALLAVDFPKVNTFRVGADGCLVGVAGRFGSEDGLAATFSGISWYSDEALARIHDGEFDIREFWKQEIAAGRAPFVDMSQLHATWIDMGSPEGLMAAVDARKQELGREKNEAVVEPGVNVPASARVVHSVLYKGAVISENEVVQDEIRGKNFFWQIPPNH is encoded by the coding sequence ATGACGCGGACTGATGATAAATTGAATGTTTTGATTCTTGCGGCGGGGCTTGGCACAAGGCTAAGGCCGTTGACGAATGAAATCCCGAAACCATTGGTTCGCGTTTATGATAAAAGCATTCTCGAAATCCAGATGGAACGGGCGAAGTCTCTCGGAGATATTCGCCTGCATGCCAATGCTCATTACTTGGCGGAACAGATCGTTTGTGAAGGCGAACGCCTTGGTTTTGAACGAGTTTGGGAAGAACCCGAAATCCTTGGAACGGCAGGACCCTTGCGCCGGATTTATGCGGCGGGGTATCGCGGCGGTCTCTTGATTATGAATGGTGACGCGTATTGTAATTTTGACTTGAAAAAGTTTGTTGCAAATGCACGTGCCGCATATGAGGCGGGGAAGGCTGATGGCTCGAATCGCTGTGAAGTGGCTCTCTTGGCGGTTGATTTCCCGAAGGTGAACACGTTCCGCGTGGGTGCAGATGGTTGCCTTGTGGGCGTTGCCGGACGATTCGGAAGCGAAGATGGTTTGGCGGCGACATTCTCTGGAATCTCGTGGTACAGCGATGAAGCTCTTGCTAGAATCCACGATGGTGAATTCGATATCCGTGAATTTTGGAAGCAAGAAATTGCTGCTGGCCGTGCGCCGTTCGTTGATATGTCGCAGTTGCATGCAACGTGGATTGATATGGGATCGCCCGAAGGCTTGATGGCTGCGGTGGATGCCCGCAAACAAGAACTTGGCCGTGAAAAAAACGAAGCGGTTGTAGAACCTGGCGTGAATGTCCCCGCTTCTGCAAGAGTTGTTCATTCTGTTTTATATAAAGGTGCTGTAATTTCTGAAAACGAAGTCGTTCAGGATGAAATTCGAGGGAAAAATTTCTTCTGGCAAATTCCTCCTAACCACTAA
- the fabZ gene encoding 3-hydroxyacyl-ACP dehydratase FabZ, translated as MLYNEEQVHALLPQKAPFAFVDEILEINEGDQPSIVAVWHVTGKEKFFDGHFPNNPVLPGVIQIESMAQAATLLTMIARKTDVNGKRPAFMGVENCRFRAPVIPPQDLTLKVTLLMSRHGIYKYSGEIYQGETLICKADFSAAMV; from the coding sequence ATGCTTTATAATGAAGAACAAGTTCATGCCCTCCTCCCTCAGAAGGCTCCGTTTGCTTTCGTAGATGAAATTCTCGAAATCAACGAAGGTGACCAGCCGTCTATCGTTGCTGTGTGGCACGTGACCGGAAAGGAAAAGTTCTTTGATGGTCATTTCCCGAACAATCCGGTGCTTCCGGGCGTGATTCAGATTGAATCCATGGCTCAGGCTGCTACGCTTTTGACGATGATTGCTAGAAAGACTGATGTCAATGGTAAGCGCCCGGCATTCATGGGTGTCGAAAACTGCCGTTTCCGCGCTCCGGTGATTCCGCCGCAGGATTTGACTCTCAAGGTGACGCTTTTGATGTCTCGTCATGGAATTTATAAGTATTCCGGAGAAATTTATCAAGGCGAAACACTTATTTGCAAGGCGGATTTTAGCGCAGCGATGGTTTAA
- a CDS encoding RNA methyltransferase — MRKFRVVLVEPEHPHNVGFVARAMHCYALPELYIVYPKRDKVLDKSYHTAANSHDILDNAKVVHKFEDAIGDCSCAVAYSRRIFASSIKHTMVQNLSDMLPEDGTIALVFGRESCGLALEEVNACTYQCEIPVPGLMSLNLGQAVSISLYELCRSGALANGEGRAKRTTRGVAETGPATIQQIDGFKKFLDRYLTGQYHDQAWRDSFLNTLLQRLHPTRNELSALFGLLRNLAGKPARLEHAAEKAAKQAAQNAEGKDSSKSK, encoded by the coding sequence ATGCGTAAATTTAGAGTTGTTTTAGTAGAACCGGAACATCCACACAATGTGGGGTTTGTCGCACGTGCCATGCACTGCTATGCATTGCCGGAGCTTTATATTGTTTATCCCAAGCGCGATAAGGTTTTGGATAAATCTTACCATACGGCTGCTAATAGCCATGACATCTTGGATAACGCTAAGGTCGTCCACAAGTTTGAAGATGCTATTGGCGATTGCTCTTGTGCGGTCGCTTATAGCCGCCGTATTTTTGCAAGCTCCATCAAGCATACGATGGTGCAGAATTTGTCTGACATGCTTCCGGAAGATGGAACGATTGCGCTTGTGTTCGGTCGTGAATCTTGCGGCCTTGCGCTTGAAGAAGTAAATGCTTGCACGTACCAATGCGAAATTCCGGTGCCGGGACTCATGAGCTTAAATTTAGGACAAGCTGTTTCGATTAGCTTGTACGAGCTTTGCCGTTCCGGGGCTCTCGCGAATGGCGAGGGCCGCGCGAAGCGCACAACGCGAGGCGTTGCCGAAACGGGTCCTGCAACAATCCAGCAGATTGATGGCTTCAAAAAGTTCCTCGACCGCTATTTGACTGGCCAATACCACGACCAAGCTTGGCGCGACAGTTTCCTCAACACGCTTTTGCAGCGCTTGCACCCGACGCGCAACGAACTTTCGGCGCTGTTTGGACTCTTGCGCAATTTGGCAGGCAAGCCTGCTCGCTTGGAACATGCCGCTGAAAAAGCTGCCAAGCAAGCCGCGCAAAATGCAGAAGGGAAGGATTCGTCGAAATCCAAGTGA